The sequence below is a genomic window from Chloroflexota bacterium.
CATCGTCAAATACGAGCCCATCACTGGGGACTATTGGGCAGCTATGAGTACCATGGTGGCTGCAGGGCAGGAACCGGACATTTACTACATGGATATCTTCCAGTTCCTGTTCTATGCCACCAAAGGGGTGTTGGTGCCGCTAGACGAGTACATGGCCAAAGATGGGGTGAAGAAAGAGGATTTCGTCCCCACCCTGATTAATGCTTTCACCTATCAGGGCAAGGTCTACGGCATCCCTAAGGATTTTAACACTCTGGGCCTGTTCTACAACAAGAAGTACTTCGCCGAGGCTGGCCTGGAGGCGCCCACCGACGACTGGACCTGGGACGACATGAAGGCCGCTGCCAGAGCCCTTTCCAAGCCCGATAAAGGCATCTATGGCCTGGGCGTGCCTGCTGACGCCGGCCGTTTCCCCATCTTCGTTTTCCAAAACGGAGGCCATATCATGAACGCTGACTTTACCGACACCCTGCTGGATAGCCCGGAGGCCATTGCCGCGGCTGAGTTCTACACCGGCTTCCGCGCCGATAAGAGCGGGGCTACTCCCGCCGATGTGGGCGATGGCTGGCAAGGAACGTCGTTCGGCAAAGGCACCATGGCCATGGTCTTCGAGGGTGGTTGGCTGATCCCCTACCTGAAGGAACAATTCCCCGATACCCAGTACGGGGTGGTCGTTCCGCCGGCAGGCCCTAAGGGCGAGGGTAACTTGGTCTTCACAGTGGCCTACGTCATCTCCAAGAACTGCAAAAACCCTGAGGCGGCCTGGAAGGTCATCAACTTCCTGACCAACAAAGAGAGCCAGACCACCGTCTTGCAGAGCGGTTTTGCTCTGCCATCACGAGCGGCTCTGGCTGATGACCCTTACTTCAAGGATCATCCAGATTCGGCGGCCATCTTCAAGGGAGCGGAGTTCGCCACACCGTTTATGTGGGGCCTGCACGGCTCTGACGTGAACGATCAGATGAGCAAGGCCTTGGAGCGGGTTTACTTGAAGGGGCAAAGCCCGGCCGATGCCCTGAAAGAAGCGGCGAATGAGATCCGCAAGATTTTAGCGGAGTGATCTTGCACTCGGTTGGGGTGGGGTTCACCCCTGGTGGACTCCACCCCTACCCTCTCGTGTTTTTTAGGAAAGGGGCAGACGATGCAAGGGTTTCTGGCTGTTGGCGTGCGGGCTGGGTTGGTGGTTGGGGTGTTGGCAATCATACTCGCTCTCTTTCGTCCCTACATTGTTCGCCGCGAATGGCTGACGGCTTATATCTTCTTGTTGCCCTACCTGTTCACTTTTGGCCTTTTCTCCGCCATTTCTGTAGCCTACGCCTTCTATCTCTCGTTCACCAAATACGATCTCTTCAGCCCGCCCCAGTGGATTGGCATCCAGCAATATGTGAGATTACTCACCAATGAGACCTTTATCAAGCACGCCATACCCAACACGCTGAAATACGTGATCGGTGTCGTGCCTACTCAGACGGTGATCAGCCTGGTGGTAGCGTTTGCTCTGGACCAGAAGTTGAAATTCCGTCGCTTTTTCCGCACTGCCTTCTACGTGCCTTCAGTAACATCCTCGGTGGTTATTTCCTTGATTTTCTTGTGGTTGTTCGCCAACACCGGCATCGTCAACATGATTTTGATGAGCCTGTTCGGCGTTCGGGTGGATTGGCTGACCAACCCTAATACTGCTCTACCCACTATTATGATAGTCAACATCTGGAGCACCATTGGTACAATGATGCTCATTTTCCTGGCTGCCTTGCAAGACATTCCTACCGAACTCTACGAGGCGGCTGCCATTGACGGTGCTAACCGCCTCCAGATTTTCCGTTATGTTACCATCCCTGTCCTGCGACCAGTGATCTTTTTCGTAGTCACCATTGGCATGATTGGCTGCTTCCAGGTTTTCGACCAGATTTATGTCATGACTGCCGGTGGCCCATTGGATTCAACTACAACTATGGCTTACTTGATTTACAAATGGGCTTTCCAGAGCACCACGCCTCACATGGGCCGGGCGTCGGCCGTAGCCTTTATCCTGGCCCTGATGATCCTGGCGGCCACGATACTCCAGCGTCGCATCATTGAGGGCGCTGGAGCCCAAGTAGAAGGAGCGTAAAAGATATGGCAGCAACAAGTGTTGCCCTACGCGGCGCTATCCGGCACGAAGTTAGCTGGTGGGATCGCCTCAAGCAGCCTTTTTTCTATGCTATCTTGATCGGTTGGGCTATTCTCTCCATCGCCCCATTTTACTTGTCAGTGGTGTTTTCCTTAAAGCCAGTACAAAACATCTATGACAAGCCTTTGTTCTGGCCGCAGCCTTTCACGCTGGATAATTATGCCAAGATAATTACCCAGTTTGAGTATTTTCCACAGTGGTTGCTGAACAGCACTATCGTGGCCGTGTTTCTCTGCCTCGTTCGCACCCTTTTCTGCGCCATGGGTGGGTATGCTTTTGCCCGAATGAAATTCCCTGGCAAGAATCTCCTGTTCACAGCCATGCTAGTGTCCATGATGATTCCGGGTCAAGTGACCATCATAACCAACTTCCTGATCATTGGCCCTCGTGTCTTCCACTTGATCGACAACTTGTGGGCGGTGATCCTTCCCGGCATTACTACTGCCTTCGGCGTGTTCATGATGACCCAGTTTTTCAAGAGTATCCCCAAAGATTTGGAGGAAGCAGCCTACATAGACGGAGCTGATCGCTTCACAGTTTTCTTCCGACTCATTTTGCCTCTCAGCCAGACATCGCTTATCACGTTGGCCTTGTTCACTTTCCAGGGGGAGTGGAATGCCTTCATGTGGCCGCTCATTGTGTTGCGCACGCCAACGAACTTCACCCTGCCATTAGGGTTGCAGTGGTTTAAGGGGGAATATTACTCGCTCTATTCCATCATCCTGGCCGGGTCTCTGTTTAATGCTCTGCCTATCATCATTATATTTTTCTTGTTCCAGCGCTTTTTCATCCAGAGTATCGCCACAACCGGACTGAAGGGCGTATAATACCCTGGGCGCGATGCCCACCCCCATCACCCGTTTCCCCACACTGGTGCGGAGATCACCTACATTCGCCTTGCTCGACAAAGAGAATACCCGAAGCGCTTGATGTTGCCGACTTTTGCGGTATAATTTAAGAAAGGGCGATTGCCGCATGGCGTCTGCACATTTTCTCAGCCATTAGTTGCTCCACTTGAGGAGGACTTCCATGAACCCGTTAGATCTCAATCCCTTTTTCTTCCCAGGCGGTCCCACTGGTTGCCTGCTGATCCACGGCTTCAGCGGCAGCCCGCCCGAGATGCGACCTATGGGCGAATACCTGGCATCGCAGGGCCTCACCGTGCGGGGCGTCCGCTTGGCTGGTCATGGCACCACCCCCGAGGATATGGCGCGCACCGGATGGCGGGACTGGGTCGCCTCGGCGGAGGAGGGCCTTCGGGAACTCCAGGACCGCTGCGACCGCGTCTTCGTGGCCGGCCTCTCAATGGGCGGGCTGCTGACCCTGCACCTGGCGGCCCACTATCCTCTGCCCGGAATTATTGTCATGTCTGCCCCAGCCTATATCGCCGACTGGCGCTTCCGCTTCCTGCCCCTGGTACAGTCCTTCGTCCACTGGGTGACCCCGGATATAGAATCCGATCTGACCGACCCGGAGGCAGAGAGCCGTTACTGGTCCTACGACCGGCTCCCCACTCGCTGCGTGGTCAGTCTGGGCGAACTCCTCTGGCTGGTGCGAGGAGAACTGGCGAGGGTGCAGATACCGGCTTTGGTTATGCAAGGGAGATGCGACCGCCATATCCCTCCCGACAGCGCCCAGATCATCTACGATCGCCTGGGTTCGGCGGACAAGGAACTGGTTTGGTTCGAGAACTCTGGCCATTGCATCACCATTGACAGCGAGCGGGAGGCAGTTTGGGCTCGGGCTTATAAGTTCATCGTCGCTCACTCCGCGCGACAACCGTAGATGTTTGACTTGGGGACTTAAACGAGAGTATACTAAGGGCATGGTTCCCGATCCCCCATAATATATCCCGTACAATGGCGTCGAAAGGAGCGAAGATGACGGTCTTCAAGAACGGCACGCTTATCACTATGGACCCCCGGCGCCGCATCATCACCGAGGGAGCCATCGCCGTCCAGGGCGATCGCATTGCTGCCATTGGCAAGGCGACGGAAGTGCAGGCCCGTTTCCCCCACGATCAGCAAGTGGACCTCCAGGGCAACGTCGTCCTGCCTGGACTGGTGGACACCCACGTCCACCTGGCTCAAGCCATGATCCGGGGTTGCGCCGATGATCTATCTCTTATTGATTGGCTCTCCAAGCGGGTGTGGGTGCTCCAGGGCAACTACGACGAGGACGACGGTCGCACCAGCGCCGAGTTGTGTATCCTGGAGATGCTCAAATCAGGCACCACCGCTTTCGTGGAATCCATGATCGCCGGGCGCTACGGTTTCGACGGCATCGCGGAGGTGGTGGTGCGCTCCGGCATCCGGGCTGCCCTCTCCAAAGTGGTCATGGATATCCCCACCTACGCCACTCAGACCGATATCATGTATCCCGGTATGAAGGAAGACCCTGAAATCAGCATGCGCCAGGCTTTGGAGGCTCACGACAAATGGCAAGGCGCTGCTGACGGGCGCATCCAGGTCTGGTTCGGCCCGCGACCCCCAGGCGGCTGTACCCCCGAACTCTACCGCCGCGTGGCTCGTCACGCCGCCGAACGGGGCATGAGCGTTACCATTCACCTGGCCGAAGTGCAGGCTGATGTGGAATATATCCGGCGAGAGTACGGTATGTCACCCACGGAGTATATGGAGAGCGTGGGGCTTCTTGGCCCGAACGTACTCCTCATCCA
It includes:
- a CDS encoding ABC transporter substrate-binding protein, whose amino-acid sequence is MVRLVATTVIVATLATTLGACAPAPTPTPQVIRETVVAPQTVVVEKEKERIEVRLSGWAANPQETALLESLLYKFSVANPDIIVKYEPITGDYWAAMSTMVAAGQEPDIYYMDIFQFLFYATKGVLVPLDEYMAKDGVKKEDFVPTLINAFTYQGKVYGIPKDFNTLGLFYNKKYFAEAGLEAPTDDWTWDDMKAAARALSKPDKGIYGLGVPADAGRFPIFVFQNGGHIMNADFTDTLLDSPEAIAAAEFYTGFRADKSGATPADVGDGWQGTSFGKGTMAMVFEGGWLIPYLKEQFPDTQYGVVVPPAGPKGEGNLVFTVAYVISKNCKNPEAAWKVINFLTNKESQTTVLQSGFALPSRAALADDPYFKDHPDSAAIFKGAEFATPFMWGLHGSDVNDQMSKALERVYLKGQSPADALKEAANEIRKILAE
- a CDS encoding amidohydrolase, giving the protein MTVFKNGTLITMDPRRRIITEGAIAVQGDRIAAIGKATEVQARFPHDQQVDLQGNVVLPGLVDTHVHLAQAMIRGCADDLSLIDWLSKRVWVLQGNYDEDDGRTSAELCILEMLKSGTTAFVESMIAGRYGFDGIAEVVVRSGIRAALSKVVMDIPTYATQTDIMYPGMKEDPEISMRQALEAHDKWQGAADGRIQVWFGPRPPGGCTPELYRRVARHAAERGMSVTIHLAEVQADVEYIRREYGMSPTEYMESVGLLGPNVLLIHAVWMDADDIARLARTGTHVTHNPLSNTKLASGIAPVPEMLAAGVNVSIGCDGGPSNNAYDMVRDLRWASYLHKVRALDPTIMPAETVLEMATINGAKAMGLADQIGSLEVGKKADFVVIAMNKPHLTPSPNPVSTIVCAATGQDVDTVVIDGKIIVQGGRVLTMDEERILAEARERAEKLYRRAGIEIRPRWPVM
- a CDS encoding sugar ABC transporter permease; this encodes MQGFLAVGVRAGLVVGVLAIILALFRPYIVRREWLTAYIFLLPYLFTFGLFSAISVAYAFYLSFTKYDLFSPPQWIGIQQYVRLLTNETFIKHAIPNTLKYVIGVVPTQTVISLVVAFALDQKLKFRRFFRTAFYVPSVTSSVVISLIFLWLFANTGIVNMILMSLFGVRVDWLTNPNTALPTIMIVNIWSTIGTMMLIFLAALQDIPTELYEAAAIDGANRLQIFRYVTIPVLRPVIFFVVTIGMIGCFQVFDQIYVMTAGGPLDSTTTMAYLIYKWAFQSTTPHMGRASAVAFILALMILAATILQRRIIEGAGAQVEGA
- a CDS encoding carbohydrate ABC transporter permease, which produces MAATSVALRGAIRHEVSWWDRLKQPFFYAILIGWAILSIAPFYLSVVFSLKPVQNIYDKPLFWPQPFTLDNYAKIITQFEYFPQWLLNSTIVAVFLCLVRTLFCAMGGYAFARMKFPGKNLLFTAMLVSMMIPGQVTIITNFLIIGPRVFHLIDNLWAVILPGITTAFGVFMMTQFFKSIPKDLEEAAYIDGADRFTVFFRLILPLSQTSLITLALFTFQGEWNAFMWPLIVLRTPTNFTLPLGLQWFKGEYYSLYSIILAGSLFNALPIIIIFFLFQRFFIQSIATTGLKGV
- a CDS encoding alpha/beta fold hydrolase; the protein is MNPLDLNPFFFPGGPTGCLLIHGFSGSPPEMRPMGEYLASQGLTVRGVRLAGHGTTPEDMARTGWRDWVASAEEGLRELQDRCDRVFVAGLSMGGLLTLHLAAHYPLPGIIVMSAPAYIADWRFRFLPLVQSFVHWVTPDIESDLTDPEAESRYWSYDRLPTRCVVSLGELLWLVRGELARVQIPALVMQGRCDRHIPPDSAQIIYDRLGSADKELVWFENSGHCITIDSEREAVWARAYKFIVAHSARQP